In Plasmodium gaboni strain SY75 chromosome 11, whole genome shotgun sequence, the following proteins share a genomic window:
- a CDS encoding hypothetical protein (conserved Plasmodium protein, unknown function): MKCLIFCFSIFLILSFSLCLTHKDYKYCDNTHRGILKYHKKKDYNEYVTVSAILKNDAIELFKGSKFFEKISLNDIITPIVILSTDVECLTLNIVNDDSVILCSDTEESINNWWLYLTKQILCLNKGELRNENDNKTLEEEQNNIINNNSDEVSINITEDDLDNIPN, translated from the exons atgaagtgtttaattttttgtttctccatttttttaattttgtcCTTCTCCCTTTGCTTAACACATAAGgattataaatattgtgACAACACACACAGAGGCATTTTGaaatatcataaaaaaaaa gACTATAATGAATATGTCACCGTATCAGctatattaaaaaatgatgccatagaattatttaa gGGATCCAAATTCTTTGAAAAGATTTCTTTAAATGATATCATAACCCCCATTGTAATTTTATCAACAGATGTGGAATGTTTGACATTAAACATTG TTAATGATGATTCAGTAATACTTTG TTCCGATACGGAGGAATCAATAAATAATTGG TGGTTATATTTAACCAAACAAATTCTTTGTCTCAATAAGGGTGAACTCAGAAACGAAAACGACAACAAAACACTTGAAGAGgaacaaaataat ATTATAAACAATAATTCGGATGAAGTTTCTATTAACATAACTGAAGATGACCTCGACAATATTCCAAACG
- a CDS encoding hypothetical protein (conserved Plasmodium protein, unknown function), whose product MSDNIMNGDILSEYRKMHKKNYEERIIKENELIEKQKTEELLNEKKKNEEIYRQLQIDKDREYSKQCYYEINNFQNIHERTYNDSDIRDNYTQRLINPSTYSYIDNNMTQNLLHDDIGYTFSQRIRRFFLINNIRQCFVCTTVQLICNVVLIILLIAFIIIFSLS is encoded by the exons ATGagtgataatattatgaacGGTGATATTCTCTCAGAGTATAGAAAGATgcataaaaaaaattatgaggaaagaataataaaagaaaatgaattaataGAGAAACAGAAAACagaagaattattaaatgaaaaaaaaaaaaatgaagaaattTATAGACAATTACAAATTGATAAAGATAGAGAATACTCTAAACAATGTTATTatgaaattaataattttcaaAACATACATGAGAGAACTTATAATGATTCAGATATTAGAGATAATTATACACAAAGGTTAATTAACCCTTCAACATATTCttatattgataataatatgacACAAAATTTGTTGCATGATGATATAGGATATACGTTTTCTCAAAGAATTAGGCGTTTTTTCCTAATCAA CAATATCAGGCAGTGCTTTGTGTGTACAACGGTACAATTGATATGTAACGTTGtccttattattttattaattgcctttataataatatttagcttgtcataa
- a CDS encoding hypothetical protein (conserved Plasmodium protein, unknown function): MENNSKNKLNQENVIQNFLTNLFSFIYEKLFDIIKIISIYFNKWYKIRQNPNDFFYFIIIHIVIIFSILFLLYLHIYKKKNKQNIYSVNQKVIRKKTSQKKKTENNKGEDKQFDDKYYKGRRKKQTDQQQDDTYNASKNEEDQMININKSTDKHVEPYIDLTYDHFNLQENQNLIINEKRKSKKEKEKENEKEMEKEKEKEMEKEK; this comes from the coding sequence ATGgaaaataattcaaaaaacaaattaaacCAAGAAAATGTAATACAGAATTTTCTTacaaatttattttcatttatatatgaaaaattatttgatataataaaaataatatctatttattttaataagTGGTATAAAATAAGACAAAATCCAAATgactttttttattttataatcaTACATATTGTGATAATATTctctatattatttttattatatcttcatatatataaaaaaaaaaacaaacaaaaCATATATTCTGTTAATCAAAAGgtaataagaaaaaaaacatctcaaaaaaaaaaaacagaaaataataaaggaGAAGATAAACAATTTGatgataaatattataaaggaagaagaaaaaaacaaacCGATCAACAACAAGATGATACATATAATGCTTctaaaaatgaagaagatcaaatgataaatataaataagtCTACAGATAAACATGTGGAACCGTATATTGATTTAACATATGACCACTTTAATTTGCAAGAAAACcaaaatttaattataaacgaaaaaaggaaatcaaaaaaagaaaaagaaaaggaGAACGAAAAGGAGATGGAAAAAGAGAAAGAAAAGGAAATGGAAAAGGAGAAAG
- a CDS encoding leucine-rich repeat protein: MAEKNVDDINLECENDKENNILTEKRLVDNIKEKNIEEIKKKEDDNKEKNIMFHIKNGLCDLEKTLKGEGYAYSNLMCIKKDIDFIPKNIIKYIHLKYINLSHNNIKDLVYLYFLPDIIFLDVSYNMLKEIVELKKDHLKNCIYINLSHNLISHMNNIFLNNLVEFNISYNSINNINIYLSNTIKILNLSNNNIKNINFKNTLYNLLDLDISSNPIENLDFYRFIPNLVVLRINDNTTISMDKLKNINNFKSLQSLFMKNYLYFKDISYKEVKQILLQNSKDIHLLSFNGNHLYKKTDPIEQATE; the protein is encoded by the coding sequence ATGGCAGAAAAGAATGTAgatgatataaatttaGAATGTGAAAATGACaaggaaaataatattttaacaGAAAAAAGATTAgttgataatattaaagaaaagaatatagaagaaataaaaaagaaagaagatgataataaagaaaagaatattatGTTTCATATAAAGAATGGTTTATGTGATTTAGAGAAGACTTTGAAGGGTGAAGGGTATGCATATAGTAATTTGATgtgtataaaaaaagatattgATTTTATACCtaagaatattattaaatatatacatttaaaatatataaatttatctcataataatataaaagatttagtatatttatattttttacctgatataatatttcttgatgtatcatataatatgttaaaagaaatagtagaattaaaaaaagatcatttaaaaaattgtatatatataaatttatcacataatttaatttcacatatgaataatatatttttaaataatcttgttgaatttaatatatcatataatagtataaataatataaatatatatttatctaatactataaagatattaaatttatctaataataatattaaaaatataaattttaaaaatacattatataatttattagATTTAGATATTTCTTCTAATCCAATAGAAAACTTAGACTTTTATAGATTCATACCAAATTTAGTTGTTTTAAgaataaatgataatacTACAATATCTATGGATAAGTTAAAgaatattaataattttaaatccttacaatcattatttatgaaaaattatttatacttTAAAGATATATCATATAAGGAAGTCAAACAAATACTATTACAAAATTCAAAGGATATCCATTTGTTATCATTCAATGGaaatcatttatataaaaaaacagATCCAATTGAACAAGCCACTGAATGA
- a CDS encoding CCAAT-box DNA binding protein subunit B, whose product DNMIYDNINKYNVSNNADYLIKDNEMMNYNQMGYINKNVKEENMNNFNEGDYYFIKGKMGNIENMNNLEYMEYNNIMNSNNNNTNISKKRRSKKKDNVVKEDIKTENKLYEMKDGNTNRKRRNSYMSDEKRKERKSTIYDNKMIPNNDNNNNINVDNNFMHTNYEYINNNSNNNNNNNNNSNNNMYLSNNLNNMNYKNYTNDVDNISYVNESLSNNDQHYNMHNLINTNGDNLYAMNNMNMGFLKNHTNEDTNIEQGEAYLNNINQAYDSQNNNNNTTNGTTTTTNNNSNDNNNNNNSNGNNNNNNS is encoded by the coding sequence AGATAATATGATctatgataatataaataaatataatgtgTCAAATAATGCTGATTATCTCATTAAAGATAATGAAATGATGAATTATAATCAGATGGGTTATATTAACAAGAATGtgaaagaagaaaatatgaacaattTTAATGAGGGggattattattttattaaaggaaaaatgggaaatatagaaaatatgaataatttggaatatatggaatataataatataatgaataGTAACAATAACAATACTAATATTAGTAAGAAGAGAAGATCTAAAAAGAAAGATAATGTTGTTAAAGAGGATATAAAGAcagaaaataaattatatgaaatgAAAGATGGAAATACAAATAGAAAAAGGAGAAATAGTTATATGAGtgatgaaaaaagaaaagaaagaaaatcaactatatatgataataaaatgataccaaataatgataataataataatattaatgtggataataattttatgcatactaattatgaatatataaacaacaacagcaacaataataataataataataataatagtaataataatatgtatttatctaacaatttaaataatatgaattataaaaacTATACAAATGATGTAGATAACATTTCATATGTAAATGAATCTCTAAGTAATAATGATCAACATTATAATATGcataatttaataaatacTAATGGTGATAATCTTTATGctatgaataatatgaatatgggttttttaaaaaatcataCAAATGAGGATACAAACATAGAACAAGGTGAAGCATAtcttaataatattaatcaAGCATATGATAgtcaaaataataataataatacgACAAATGGtactactactactacaaataataatagtaatgataataataataataataatagtaatggtaataataataataataatagtaa